Part of the Azoarcus sp. KH32C genome, ACCGAGATAGGCGACGTGGTCGATGTCGACGCTGGTGACGATCGCGCAGTCGGCATCGAAGGCGTTGACCGCGTCGAGCCGGCCGCCGAGGCCGACTTCGAGAATGGCGACGTCCACACCGGTCTGCACGAACAGGGTCATCGCCGCCAGCGTGCCGAACTCGAAGTAGGTCAGCGCGAGATCGCCGCGCGCCCGTTCGACCTCGGCAAAGCTCTCGCGCAACTCGCGGTCGCTCGCCTCGCGGCGGTCGATGCGCACCCGCTCGTGATAGCGCAGCAGGTGCGGCGACGTGTAGCAACCCACCCGGTAGCCGGCCTCGGCGAGGATCGCCTCCAGCATCGCGCAGGTCGAGCCCTTGCCGTTGGTGCCGCCGACGATGATGACCGGGAAGCTCGGCGCCAGGCCGAGCGCGCGCTTGACCGCATGCACGCGTTCCAGCCCCATGTCGATCACGGTGGGGTGCAGGCGTTCGATATGGGCGAGCCAGTGGCTCAGCGTCTTCGGATTCATGGTCTCGGCTCCTTGCGTCGGCGTCGCCCGGCTCCGCGGAAGCGGGAGGGCTTGCGGTGATTTAACTGCAGCCGGTACATCGGGGCTGGTCCGCGCGCGACATTGCAATGTTTGGGGACGTCACCGCCCGCGCTGCGTGGCCTCCAGCCGCCGACCCAGTTGCACGACGCGTTCGTGGACCCGCACGTCGTTCACGCTCAGGGCCAGCTCCAGGCAACGCTGAAAGTCATCCGGGCTCACCTCCGCCCCGCAATCGACCGCATGCTCCAGACGCTTCACCGACAGCCGCCGATGGCCGAGCCCCAGGCTGTGGCGCAGCAACTGTAAGGCGATGACGGCGGCCTCGTCCGGGCCCACCGCCATCTTCATCGCATGCATCAGTTTTCGGGTGTCCTGTCGGCACATGGCAAAGACATTCAGTCGAGTTCGACGAGCAGATCCTTCGCTTCGACGCGGTCGCCGCTCGCGACGTGCACGCGGGTGACGACGCCGTCGCGCTCGGCCGCGACCATGGCCTCCATCTTCATCGCTTCGAGCGACACCAGCGGGCTGCCCCTCGTCACCCGCTGACCGACCCGCGCCGCCACGGTGACGACCGCGCCCGGTATCGGTGCGCCCACGTGGCCAGGGTTGCCGTCCTCGGCACGCGGATGCCGGCGGACGACCTCCGCGCCGGCACGCTTCACGCGCACGAGCCGGGGCTGTCCGTTGAGCTCGAAGAAGACTTTCACGCGGCCTTCGTCGTCGGTCGTCTCGCTGCGCGCGGTCTGGCGGATGTAGAGTGTCTTGCCGCGGTCGATGTCGACCGCGATCTCCTCGCGGTCCCGCAAGCCGTGCAGGAAGGCCGAGGTCGGCAGCACCGAGACGTCGCCGTAGCGCTGGACGTGCTCGACATACTCGCGGAAGACTTTCGGGTACAGCAGGAAGGACGAGAGTTCGTTCTCACTCGGACGACGGCCGAGCAGTGCCTCCAACTCGGCACGCGCGGCGTCGAGGTCGACGTCGGGCAGGAAATCCCCCGCGCGGCCCGCGAGCGGCGCCTTGCCTTTCAGAACCTTGCGTTGCAGTTCGGCAGGGAAGCCGTCCGGCGGGAAGCCGAGCTCGCCGCGGAAGAGCGACACCACCGAATCGGGGAAGGCGATTTCCTTTTCGGGCGAGAGCACGTCGGCTGGGCTGAGCTGGTTGGCGACCATGAAGAGCGCCATGTCGCCCACGACCTTCGAGGTCGGCGTGACTTTGACGATGTCACCGAAGAGCCGGTTGACGTCGCCATAGGCCTTGGCGACTTCGGGCCAGCGATGCTCGATCCCGGTCGCCCTGGCCTGCTCGCGCAGGTTGGTGTACTGCCCGCCGGGCATCTCGTGGCGATAAACGTCGGAAGCCGGTGCGCGCAGATCGGGCTCGAAGGGCGCGTAGTGGCGCCGCACCGCTTCCCAGTAGTGCGACAGCGACTGCAGCGCGTCCTGGTCGAAGCCGGGGTCGCGCGCGGTGCCCGCCAGCGCTGCGGCGATCGCGCCCAGGTTCGGCTGCGAGGTGAAGCCGCTCATCGCATCGAGTGCGCCATCGACGGCATCCACGCCCGCCTCGACGGCCGCCAGCGCGCTCGCCGCGCTGATGCCGCTGGTATCGTGGGTATGGAAGTGGATCGGCAGGCCGACCTCCTCCTTGAGCGCCTTCACGAGCGCGCTTGCTGCGCGCGGGCGGCAGATACCCGCCATGTCCTTGATCGCGAGGATGTGGGCGCCGGCCTTCTCGAGCTGCTTCGCGAGCTCGACGTAGTAGTGCAGGTCGTACTTGCCGCGCGACACATCGAAGAGGTCGCCCGTGTAGCAGATCGTCGCCTCGCACAGCGCGCCGGTTTCGCGCACCGCGTCGATCGCGACGCGCATGTTGTCGACCCAGTTGAGCGAATCGAACACGCGGAAAAGGTCGATGCCGGTGCCGGCCGCCTGGCGCACGAAATGGCGCACCACGTTGTCGGCGTAGTTGGTGTAGCCGACCGCGTTGGAGGCGCGCAGCAGCATCTGGAAGAGGATGTTGGGCACCGCCTCGCGCAGGCTCGCCAGGCGCTCCCACGGGTCCTCCTTGAGGAAGCGCAGCGCGACGTCGAAGGTCGCCCCGCCCCAGCATTCGAGCGCGAAGAGCTGCGGTGCGAGGCGCGCGTAATGCGGCGCAACCGCGAGCATGTCGGCGGTGCGCATGCGGGTGGCGAAGAGCGACTGGTGCGCATCGCGCATCGTGGTGTCGGTGACGAGCAGGCGCGGCTCTTCCTTCATCCAGCGCGCGAAGCCGTCCGCGCCGAGCTCGCGCAGGCGGTCGCGGGTGCCGGGCGGGACCGGCGTGGCGAGATCGCACGCAGGCGCCTTCGGACGCGGCAGAATCAGCTCCGGTGCCTTGCGCCCGGCCATTTCGGGATTGCCGTTCACCGCAACTTCGGCGAGGAAGTCGAGCAGCCGGGTGGCGCGGTCGCGGCGCGGCGTGAAGTGGAAGAGCTCGGGCGTCTCGTCGATGAAACGCGTGGTGCATTCACCCGACTTGAAGAGCGGGTGGGCGATGACGTTCTCGAGGAACTGCAGGTTCGTCGACACGCCGCGCACGCGAAACTCGCGCAAGCTGCGATCCATGCGCCCGTTGGCTTCGGCGGCGGTGTGCCCCCAGACCGTCACCTTCACCAGCAGCGAATCGTAGAAGGGGGTGATCACGGCGCCGCTGTAGGCGGTGCCGCCATCCAGGCGCACGCCGAAGCCGGCCGCGCTGCGATACGCGGTGATGCGGCCGTAATCGGGCGTGAAACCGTTTTCCGGGTCCTCGGTGGTCACCCGGCATTGCAGCGCATGGCCGTTGAGGCGCAGTTCGGCCTGCATCGGCACCACGTCCGGTTCGCCGATGCGCCCGCCTTCGGCGATGCGGATCTGCGCCTTGACGATGTCGACCCCGGTGACCTGCTCGGTAACCGTGTGCTCGACCTGGATGCGGGGATTCACTTCGATGAAGTAGAACGCGCCCGTGTCGGCGTCCATCAGGAACTCGACCGTCCCCGCGTGGGTGTAGCCCGCCGCATCGGCGAGCTTGAGCGCGAGGCCGCACACTTCGGCCCGTTGCGCCTCGTCGAGGTAGGGCGCCGGCGCCCGCTCGACGACCTTCTGATTACGCCGCTGAACCGAGCAATCGCGCTCGAACAGATGCACGCGGTTGCCGTGAAGATCGCCGAGGATCTGCACCTCGACGTGGCGCGCGCGGCGGACCAGCTTCTCGAGGTAGACCTCGTCGTTGCCGAAGGCCGCGAGCGCCTCACGGCGGGCGACCTCCATCGCCGGCAGCAGCGCCACCTCGTCCTCCACCACACGCATGCCGCGGCCCCCGCCGCCCCAGCTTGCCTTCAGCATCAAGGGGTAGCCGACGGCGGCGGCTTCCCGCTTCGCCGCCTCGGGGTCGTGCGGCAGCGCTCCGGTCGCCGGCACGACCGGCACGCCGGCCGCCTGCGCCAGCGCGCGCGCCGCCACCTTGTTGCCCAGCGTGCGCATGATGTCCGCATCGGGGCCGATGAAGACGATTCCCGCCCGCGCACACGCCTCGGCGAACTCCGGGTTCTCCGAGAGGAAACCGTAGCCCGGGTGAATGGCGTCGACCTTGGCTTCCTTCGCCACCCGGATGATGTCCGCGATGTCGAGATAGGCGCCGATCGGCTGCCGCCCTTCGCCGACGCGATAGGACTCGTCGGCCTTGAAGCGATGCAGGGCGAAACGGTCCTCGTCGGCGTAGATCGCTACGGTGCGGATGCCCATCTCGCTCGCCGCACGGAAGACGCGGATGGCGATTTCACTGCGGTTGGCGACCAGAAGGCTGCGGATCGGCTTGGTCATGGCCGGCGAGGAAGGCGCGGAGCAGGAGGAAGTCATGCGTGTTTCAGGCTCGGGTGCGGCGGCGGCGGATCGACACGCCGACGCTGTCGGCGACGTCGAAGATGCCGGGTTTGGAAACGTGGACCGCGACCGACAGCAGCTCGAAGTCGTCGAGGAGCGTGTCGGCGACGTTCTGCGCGAAGGCTTCGAGGAGCTCGCAGCGATTGAGCATCGCGTGGCGGCGTACCGCGGCCACCACCGCGCCGTAGTCGACGGCGTCGTTCAGGTTGTCGCTGAAGCACGCACGCGAATGCGTGAGGCCCAGCTCGAGGTCGATGACCAGCGGCTGCGGCGCGTGACGCTCGTGCTCGTAGACGCCGATCAGCGCCTCGACACGCAGGCCGCGCAGGAAGATCGTGTCGTCCCCGGCGAGCGGCGGCGCGCTGAAGGTTGCAGTGCGCAAGGGGCGGGCCTTGCGCGGGGCGGGCGCCAGAGCCGGCGCCTCCGTCGTTTCAAGCTTCATTCGAATACTCCGGATCAAGGGGACTGCCACCTTCGTCGCAGTCCCCGGCGACACAATCGGTCAGCGGCCCCGCTTTAGCGGGAAGCTACGAACACGCCGAACTCCTCGCTGGCGTCGAGCACCCAGCGATAGAGGTAGTCGGCGAAGCTGCGCCGGATCACCAGCTCCCAGCGCTCCTCGCCGACGCGGCGCACGATCGCCGAGGCCTTGGCGAAGGTCGTGCTCACGCCCTTGCCCACCGGGAACTGGCTCGGATGCACGTCGTAAGCCATCGACTTCATCAGCACCTCGCGTACCGCCCGGCCGGAGAGCTCCAGCACGGTCTGGCCACCGCTGACGATCATCACGGCGAAGTGGCCGGTGAGCGCAGTACGCAGGCGCATCTCGGTCTCGTGCTCGCGCCCGGCGGGTACGATCACGAGCCACTCGTCGGGCGACATCCACTGGATGCTCACCCCGCGCTCCGTGTCCATCGAGAGCAGCCCCATGCCCTGCGGCAGAGGCAGGCCGAGGACCTGCTCGACCCCGCCGCAGAAGGCCGCGTCGGCCGCGTTCCCGCGCAGCACGAGATGGCCGAGGAAGGCATGCTCGCGCACCACGACACCGGCCTCTTTCGCCGAACCGACGGTCTGCACGGTGACACGGCTCATCGCCAAGGGTGATTCGGCCTTCACGACCACTGCCGCCGGATTGACATTGAAAATCGCAAGATCAGACATGCTGACGCTCTCCCTTGGGATCGTAGAAGACCGGGCTCACCACCTCGGCCGCGTGAATGGTGCCGTCGGCCATCGGCATATAGACGGTCTGACCGATGCGCTGGCTGCCGCCCTTCACGAGGGCGAGCGCGAACGAATGGCCGAGCGTCGGGCTGAAATAACTGGAGGTGACGTGGCCGACCATCGGCATCGGAATCCGCAGCACCTTGTCGAGCACGATCTGCGCGCCTTCCTGCAGCACGAGATTGCGGTCGAGCGGCTTCAGGCCGACGAGCTGCTTGCGGTCCTCGCGCTTGGTGTCGGGGCGCGACAGCGCGCGGCGGCCGATCCACGAGTACGGCTTCTTGTAGCCGACGCACCACTGCATGCCGAGGTCCTCGGGCGTGACGGAGCCGTCGGTCTCCTGGCCGATGATGATGAAGCCCTTCTCGGCGCGCAGCACGTGCATCGTCTCCGTGCCGTAAGGCGTCAGGCCATACTTCTCGCCCTTCTCGAAGAGCGCCTTCCACACGTGCATCGCATGGTTCGCCTGCACGTTGATTTCGTAGGAGAGCTCGCCCGTGAAGGAGATGCGGAAGACGCGCGCCGGCACCCCAGCGACCGTGCCTTCGCGCCAGTCCATGAAGCCGAACTTTTCCTTCGAGAGGTCGATGTCGGTGAGCTCGGCGAGGAGCTTGCGAGCATTCGGGCCGTTGATCGCCATCGCCGCCCAATGGTCGGTGACGGAGTTGAAATAGACCTCCAGCTCCGGCCACTCGGTCTGGTGCCACAGCTCCATCCAGTCGAGCACACCCGCAGCACCGCCGGTCGTGGTCGTCATGTGGAAGTGGTTCTCGCCCAGGCAGGCGGTGACGCCATCGTCCATGATCATGCCGTCGTCCTTGCACATCAGGCCGTAGCGGCACTTGCCGGGGTCGAGCTTGGTCCAGGCGTTGGTGTAGAGGCGGTTGAGGAACTCGCGCGCATCCTTGCCCTGGATCTCGATCTTGCCGAGCGTCGAGGCATCGAGGATGCCGACGCCCTCGCGCACGGCGCGGCATTCGCGCTGCACGGCTTCGTGCATCGTCTCGTTGCCGCGCGGGAAGTACCACGGCCGCATCCATTGGCCGACTTCCTCGAACTTCGCGCCGTTCGCAACGTGCCACGCATGGAGCGCGGTGTAGCGGCGCGGATCGAAGAACTCGCCGCAGTGGCGGCCGGCGATGGCGCCGAAGGTGATCGGCGTGTAGTTCGGGCGGAACACCGTCGTGCCGGTCTGCGGGATCGTCTGCTTCAGGCAGCGCGCCGCGATCGCCATGCCGTTGATGTTGCCGAGCTTGCCCTGGTCGGTGCCGAAGCCCAGGCCCGTGTAACGCTTGACGTGCTCGATCGACTCGAAGCCCTCGCGCGTGGCGAGCTCGATGCCGGCGGCGGTGACGTCGTTCTGCTGGTCGACGAACTGCTTGGGGGCACGCATCGCGGGTTTG contains:
- a CDS encoding pyruvate carboxylase, with the translated sequence MTSSCSAPSSPAMTKPIRSLLVANRSEIAIRVFRAASEMGIRTVAIYADEDRFALHRFKADESYRVGEGRQPIGAYLDIADIIRVAKEAKVDAIHPGYGFLSENPEFAEACARAGIVFIGPDADIMRTLGNKVAARALAQAAGVPVVPATGALPHDPEAAKREAAAVGYPLMLKASWGGGGRGMRVVEDEVALLPAMEVARREALAAFGNDEVYLEKLVRRARHVEVQILGDLHGNRVHLFERDCSVQRRNQKVVERAPAPYLDEAQRAEVCGLALKLADAAGYTHAGTVEFLMDADTGAFYFIEVNPRIQVEHTVTEQVTGVDIVKAQIRIAEGGRIGEPDVVPMQAELRLNGHALQCRVTTEDPENGFTPDYGRITAYRSAAGFGVRLDGGTAYSGAVITPFYDSLLVKVTVWGHTAAEANGRMDRSLREFRVRGVSTNLQFLENVIAHPLFKSGECTTRFIDETPELFHFTPRRDRATRLLDFLAEVAVNGNPEMAGRKAPELILPRPKAPACDLATPVPPGTRDRLRELGADGFARWMKEEPRLLVTDTTMRDAHQSLFATRMRTADMLAVAPHYARLAPQLFALECWGGATFDVALRFLKEDPWERLASLREAVPNILFQMLLRASNAVGYTNYADNVVRHFVRQAAGTGIDLFRVFDSLNWVDNMRVAIDAVRETGALCEATICYTGDLFDVSRGKYDLHYYVELAKQLEKAGAHILAIKDMAGICRPRAASALVKALKEEVGLPIHFHTHDTSGISAASALAAVEAGVDAVDGALDAMSGFTSQPNLGAIAAALAGTARDPGFDQDALQSLSHYWEAVRRHYAPFEPDLRAPASDVYRHEMPGGQYTNLREQARATGIEHRWPEVAKAYGDVNRLFGDIVKVTPTSKVVGDMALFMVANQLSPADVLSPEKEIAFPDSVVSLFRGELGFPPDGFPAELQRKVLKGKAPLAGRAGDFLPDVDLDAARAELEALLGRRPSENELSSFLLYPKVFREYVEHVQRYGDVSVLPTSAFLHGLRDREEIAVDIDRGKTLYIRQTARSETTDDEGRVKVFFELNGQPRLVRVKRAGAEVVRRHPRAEDGNPGHVGAPIPGAVVTVAARVGQRVTRGSPLVSLEAMKMEAMVAAERDGVVTRVHVASGDRVEAKDLLVELD
- the folB gene encoding dihydroneopterin aldolase, with translation MKLETTEAPALAPAPRKARPLRTATFSAPPLAGDDTIFLRGLRVEALIGVYEHERHAPQPLVIDLELGLTHSRACFSDNLNDAVDYGAVVAAVRRHAMLNRCELLEAFAQNVADTLLDDFELLSVAVHVSKPGIFDVADSVGVSIRRRRTRA
- a CDS encoding sarcosine oxidase subunit gamma, which produces MSDLAIFNVNPAAVVVKAESPLAMSRVTVQTVGSAKEAGVVVREHAFLGHLVLRGNAADAAFCGGVEQVLGLPLPQGMGLLSMDTERGVSIQWMSPDEWLVIVPAGREHETEMRLRTALTGHFAVMIVSGGQTVLELSGRAVREVLMKSMAYDVHPSQFPVGKGVSTTFAKASAIVRRVGEERWELVIRRSFADYLYRWVLDASEEFGVFVASR